In candidate division WOR-3 bacterium, a single window of DNA contains:
- a CDS encoding hydrogenase 3 maturation endopeptidase HyCI, producing MIIGIGNRMRSDDAIGSLIAEELKTYNLNNVTIFDVGITPENYIDKAVAEKPDWIIFVDACNFDAKPGEYKLFEENEIQDIAYGLMSTHTLPLTLTIELIKKQHNCRISLLGIQPKSFTMSSDLSTEILNAKSKVIEFIKSIIKNFSLQNKENTNN from the coding sequence GTGATAATTGGTATTGGCAATCGAATGCGCTCAGATGACGCGATTGGCAGTTTGATTGCCGAGGAACTTAAAACTTATAACTTAAATAATGTTACAATTTTTGATGTTGGTATCACGCCGGAGAATTATATTGATAAAGCAGTTGCCGAAAAACCTGATTGGATAATTTTTGTTGATGCTTGTAATTTTGATGCCAAGCCTGGTGAATATAAATTATTTGAAGAGAATGAAATCCAAGATATTGCCTATGGTTTAATGTCAACTCATACCTTGCCCTTGACTTTAACTATTGAACTAATTAAGAAACAACATAACTGTCGAATCTCATTACTGGGCATCCAACCGAAATCATTTACTATGAGTTCAGATTTAAGCACCGAGATTTTGAATGCAAAAAGTAAAGTGATTGAATTTATCAAATCCATAATAAAGAACTTTTCGCTACAGAATAAAGAAAACACTAATAACTAA
- a CDS encoding RidA family protein, which produces MKRIIYTEKAPKPIGPYSQAIQVDNLIYLSGQIGISPETGNLVEGGIVAETKQIFANLKSILESINCSLDDIVSITIYLTDLSKFAEMNNIYAQYFNKDYPARATVQVSALPKGACIEMSAVAFNGYAKR; this is translated from the coding sequence ATGAAAAGAATCATATACACGGAAAAAGCACCAAAACCAATCGGACCGTATAGTCAGGCGATTCAAGTTGATAATTTGATTTATCTTTCAGGCCAAATCGGTATTTCCCCTGAGACCGGTAATTTAGTTGAAGGTGGTATAGTTGCTGAAACCAAACAAATTTTTGCTAATCTTAAATCTATTTTAGAAAGTATTAATTGTTCATTAGATGATATTGTCAGCATAACAATATATCTGACTGATTTAAGTAAATTTGCGGAAATGAATAACATTTACGCTCAATATTTTAATAAAGATTATCCAGCCCGGGCAACTGTTCAGGTTAGCGCACTGCCCAAGGGTGCTTGTATTGAGATGTCTGCAGTCGCATTCAACGGTTATGCCAAGAGATAA
- a CDS encoding T9SS type A sorting domain-containing protein: MIKLTLLNYIHKLRLKYLFFLIGICSLLDAQSPIFDSLGRYSVSFRVEHIPGQYEIMSNSRIYYPDSNNQIPQSAVPCPIVIFGHGYQMGIDRYYSYAQHLASWGYIVVLPTISNPFPTPEHYTRAHSMVDAARWTANRNFVIGDIFYNKLDPFNWGFVGHSMGGGIALLAADTFKLVDTLRAVVSFASPQTTPSTHSEHLLIPKMILAGSVDNIAPWQQVRQAYWQNAPAPGVFAVIYGANHGYFMDYSYFWENGGTALISRALQQKVSRRYMTAYFERYLHNDLSNWNYLFCYGDSLVNTSIFDTVEIRYSQADIGENNLNFRPDYKCYIFPNPVREYCYINCGNTQVKIFNAFGQLIKEKKSPFIWYTEKNLKNGVYFLQNSDYKLFKIILLR; this comes from the coding sequence ATGATAAAGTTGACTCTGCTTAATTATATTCATAAGCTCCGATTAAAGTATCTATTTTTCTTGATTGGCATTTGCTCTCTGCTTGATGCCCAATCTCCAATATTTGATAGTCTTGGTAGATATTCAGTCTCTTTTCGGGTTGAGCATATTCCTGGTCAATATGAAATAATGAGTAACTCAAGAATTTATTATCCGGACTCGAATAATCAAATACCGCAATCAGCAGTACCTTGTCCGATTGTTATTTTCGGTCATGGTTATCAAATGGGAATTGACCGCTATTACAGTTATGCTCAACACTTAGCAAGTTGGGGTTATATTGTGGTCTTACCGACAATTTCTAATCCATTCCCCACACCAGAACATTATACCAGAGCCCATTCAATGGTAGATGCTGCGCGCTGGACTGCAAATAGAAACTTTGTAATTGGCGATATTTTCTATAATAAATTGGATCCTTTTAATTGGGGATTTGTCGGTCATAGTATGGGCGGTGGAATTGCGCTATTAGCTGCAGATACTTTTAAATTAGTTGACACACTTCGAGCAGTCGTCTCATTTGCCAGCCCTCAGACAACTCCTTCAACTCATTCTGAACATCTACTAATACCCAAAATGATTCTGGCTGGCTCAGTTGATAATATTGCGCCCTGGCAACAAGTCCGACAGGCATATTGGCAAAATGCTCCCGCCCCAGGAGTCTTTGCAGTTATATATGGAGCAAATCATGGATATTTTATGGATTATTCCTATTTTTGGGAAAATGGTGGGACTGCATTAATATCTCGTGCTTTGCAGCAAAAAGTCAGTCGTCGCTATATGACCGCTTATTTTGAACGGTATCTACATAATGATTTAAGCAACTGGAATTATTTGTTTTGTTATGGTGACTCATTAGTTAATACCTCAATTTTTGATACGGTGGAAATTCGTTATTCTCAGGCCGATATTGGGGAAAACAACTTAAATTTTAGACCTGATTATAAATGTTATATTTTCCCCAACCCGGTTAGAGAATATTGCTATATTAATTGCGGTAATACACAAGTAAAAATATTTAATGCATTTGGTCAATTAATCAAAGAAAAAAAATCGCCCTTTATTTGGTACACCGAAAAAAATCTCAAAAACGGCGTCTATTTTTTGCAAAACTCTGATTACAAATTATTCAAAATAATCCTTTTACGATAG
- a CDS encoding phosphate acyltransferase, protein MLKNFSEMIEMAKKRGIKRCVVACAEDPPSIEAIYESKKMGIATGVLFGNKDNILNILKELNIPENEFEIYHCADEKESITQAVKEVAQKGDFLMKGQVTTSNFLKGVLDERLGLRGERLLSHIALLELPSYHKIIFISDGGINVELDLKRKIDIVRNSIALAKFLGVTKPKVALLSAIERINLNLQETLDWAVITRMGEQGEFGDALIEGPLALDVAFSPYAAKVKKVNTKISGDVDIVIVPSIATGNILGKGLQYLGNAKICGIIIGAKRPVVMLSRADTKETKMYSLALGNLAS, encoded by the coding sequence ATGCTCAAAAACTTTTCAGAAATGATTGAGATGGCAAAAAAACGCGGAATCAAGAGGTGCGTTGTTGCCTGTGCTGAAGATCCACCATCGATTGAAGCAATCTACGAAAGCAAAAAGATGGGTATTGCCACTGGAGTGCTTTTTGGTAACAAAGATAATATTCTCAATATACTAAAAGAGTTAAATATTCCTGAGAACGAATTTGAAATTTACCACTGTGCGGATGAGAAAGAATCAATTACGCAAGCAGTTAAAGAAGTAGCGCAAAAAGGCGATTTTTTAATGAAAGGACAGGTAACAACCTCTAATTTCTTAAAAGGTGTTTTAGATGAGCGATTAGGTTTAAGAGGAGAAAGATTATTAAGTCATATCGCGCTATTAGAATTACCCAGTTATCATAAAATTATCTTTATTTCTGATGGTGGCATTAATGTTGAACTTGATTTGAAAAGAAAGATTGACATTGTCCGCAATAGTATTGCGCTTGCCAAATTTTTAGGCGTAACTAAACCCAAAGTCGCACTGTTGTCAGCAATTGAGCGCATCAATCTAAATTTACAAGAGACCTTAGATTGGGCTGTGATTACTCGTATGGGTGAGCAGGGAGAATTTGGTGATGCTTTAATTGAAGGTCCGTTAGCCTTAGATGTTGCCTTCTCACCGTATGCGGCTAAAGTTAAAAAGGTAAATACAAAAATCTCGGGCGATGTTGATATAGTTATTGTTCCCAGTATTGCCACTGGTAATATCTTAGGAAAAGGATTGCAATATTTGGGCAATGCCAAGATTTGCGGAATCATTATCGGTGCAAAAAGACCAGTGGTAATGTTATCCCGAGCCGATACCAAAGAGACTAAAATGTATTCTTTAGCATTAGGGAATCTTGCATCATAA
- a CDS encoding transglutaminase domain-containing protein gives MRIKALILLLFLIISCPPKNNVAKILNEEQWMGIYLKQEKIGYSFSRLQKVKDYYKLINRIKINLKMMEQPEQVISNFSGTLHSDYTLKDFEFSFNSRNRIFSANGQIDNGRLNIEVNSGGAIKKTQLNANFPIYPSLILGTVAIKKKLPINKEQMIKVFDATTLSLIDAKIKFLGKEQITIVDKDYNLYKVEIEMLGLKTIVWLDENGISKKEVSPPGMVMIEETRDQALLQEESLGKIDILSLFSITVDTLISNPRAVKYLKVKFTDANLSDLIIADETQRIIQNQPLILEITTPERIPSNLTLPITEYRELLKPSLYVQSDDPAIKKTINKIIGQETNAVKITENIMKWVFTNIQKRATASLPSALDVLKNLEGDCNEHAVLFTALSRAAGIPCQICVGLVYVDGKFYYHAWNKVYLRKWIMVDPTFGQFPADATHIKLSEGELEEQAKVLNIVGKAKIKILEYH, from the coding sequence ATGAGAATAAAAGCACTGATTCTGTTATTATTTTTAATTATATCGTGTCCGCCGAAAAATAATGTTGCTAAAATTCTCAATGAAGAACAATGGATGGGTATCTATTTGAAACAAGAAAAGATCGGCTATTCTTTTTCTCGTTTACAAAAAGTCAAAGATTATTACAAATTGATTAATCGGATTAAAATCAATCTAAAAATGATGGAACAACCAGAACAGGTCATCTCAAACTTTTCGGGCACACTTCACAGTGATTATACCCTTAAGGATTTTGAGTTTAGTTTTAATTCGAGAAATCGTATATTTAGTGCTAACGGCCAAATTGATAATGGCAGATTAAATATTGAAGTTAACAGTGGTGGCGCAATAAAAAAAACACAATTAAATGCTAACTTTCCAATATACCCATCACTAATATTAGGAACAGTTGCAATCAAGAAAAAATTACCAATAAATAAAGAACAAATGATTAAAGTCTTTGATGCAACCACACTTTCCTTGATTGATGCCAAGATTAAATTTTTAGGCAAAGAACAAATTACAATTGTAGATAAAGATTATAATTTATATAAAGTAGAAATCGAAATGTTAGGATTGAAAACAATTGTCTGGTTGGATGAAAACGGCATCAGTAAAAAAGAAGTATCGCCTCCGGGAATGGTGATGATTGAAGAAACTCGCGACCAAGCATTATTGCAAGAAGAATCTTTGGGCAAAATTGATATTCTTTCGCTTTTTTCAATTACGGTCGATACATTAATCTCTAACCCGCGTGCGGTAAAATATTTAAAAGTAAAATTTACAGATGCTAATTTATCTGACTTAATCATCGCCGATGAAACACAGCGTATAATTCAAAATCAACCGTTAATCCTTGAAATCACAACTCCTGAAAGAATTCCTTCAAACTTGACTCTGCCCATAACTGAATACAGAGAACTATTAAAGCCTTCGCTTTATGTTCAAAGTGATGACCCTGCGATTAAAAAGACCATTAACAAAATTATTGGTCAAGAGACTAACGCTGTTAAAATTACGGAAAACATAATGAAGTGGGTTTTCACCAATATTCAAAAGCGTGCAACCGCATCTCTGCCTTCAGCACTTGATGTTTTGAAAAATTTAGAAGGCGACTGCAACGAACATGCGGTATTATTCACCGCATTAAGTCGTGCTGCAGGAATTCCTTGTCAGATTTGTGTGGGTTTAGTATATGTTGATGGTAAATTCTATTATCATGCTTGGAATAAAGTCTATCTCAGAAAATGGATTATGGTTGACCCAACTTTTGGTCAATTCCCAGCAGATGCTACTCATATTAAATTGTCGGAAGGCGAGTTAGAAGAACAAGCAAAGGTATTAAATATTGTGGGAAAAGCGAAGATAAAGATTTTGGAATATCACTAA